Proteins from one Dama dama isolate Ldn47 chromosome 12, ASM3311817v1, whole genome shotgun sequence genomic window:
- the C12H14orf119 gene encoding uncharacterized protein C14orf119 homolog, producing the protein MPLESSSTSMPLSFPSPLPPVPDNISNSSPPPMSYITSQEMKCILHWFASWSGPQRERFLRDLVAKAVPGKLQPLLESLEQLSVSGANRPPCIFECQLRLWDQWFRGWAEQERNEFVRQLEVSEPDFVAKFYQAVAATAGKE; encoded by the coding sequence ATGCCACTGGAATCATCTTCCACTTCAATGCCGCtatccttcccttctcccttacCCCCAGTACCAGACAATATTTCTAACTCTTCTCCTCCCCCAATGTCTTACATCACTTCCCAGGAGATGAAGTGTATTCTTCACTGGTTTGCCAGCTGGTCAGGTCCTCAGCGTGAACGTTTCCTTCGGGACCTGGTAGCTAAGGCAGTACCGGGAAAATTACAGCCATTGCTGGAAAGCCTGGAGCAGCTTAGTGTGTCTGGGGCAAACCGACCACCTTGTATCTTTGAATGCCAGCTACGTCTTTGGGATCAGTGGTTTCGAGGTTGGGCTGAGCAGGAACGCAATGAATTTGTCAGGCAGCTGGAGGTCAGTGAGCCAGACTTTGTGGCAAAGTTTTACCAAGCAGTGGCTGctacagctggtaaagaatga